Genomic segment of candidate division TA06 bacterium:
CTTGCGTTCGTTGATGTGGTTGGGCATATCAGTGTGGATCCACCTGCTCACAACTTCGGCGTGATCCGCACGGGCGAGAAAAAGAAGGTTACTCTTGCAATTACCAGCAACGATAAGACGACATTCAAGATAACGCGTGTCGAAAATGGATGCGAACAGGTTTCCGTTAGCCTGACTGAGGTGCGGCCAGGTGCACGATATGAGCTTACAGTGGAAACAAAGCCTGATGCCCCGGTAGGGAGGCTACGGGGAACTGTCAAATTGTACACAGATGACCCGAATCAACCTGAGATGAAAGTAAAGTTATACGGTAAGGTTCAGAACTAGTTTGAGGCGAGCCTTGCTCAGCCCTTTACCCGGCCGGCCTCATTTGTGCCAGCCCCCCAATTTTACATGGAACGGCGAAGGATGAATAGATTCATCACAAGAAAGATTTTGGAACTGCAGAAGATTGTTCAATATTGAGCCATGTTGAACCGGGGATGGGCGTGTGAGAGGGGGGATTGAACGGGGAGCGGCGGTGAAGAGAGGGTGTGCCGGCCCACTCTTTTTGGTTCTTGAATTCCTAGATGTTTGGATTCAACCGTTGACAGGGAGAGGGATTATTGACGAAACTGGTGGATGCGCTTCTGGGTATTTTGGTCAATTCGTGGGATGTCCTTGTTGATTCTGGTGTATATGTCATATTTGGGCTTGCCATTGCAGGGCTGATCAACGCATTCCTTGGTGAAAAAAAGATTAGTGAAAACCTTGGAAGAAAGAGCTTCAAGTCAGTTCTGCTTTCATCTCTTTTTGGAATTCCTCTTCCCCTATGTTCTTGTGGAGTTGTTCCCACCGCGGTCTCTCTTTACAAGAAAGGCGCATCCAAGGGCGCGACTGTATCCTTTCTTGTTTCAACCCCCGAGACCGGCGTCGATTCGATTGCAATAAGTTGGGCACTTCTTGACCCTCTGATGACAATAGCAAGGCCGATTGCCGCGTTTCTTACTGCAATGCTGACTGGTTCATTCGAAAACCTCTTTGGCGAGAATGGGTCAAGAAAAGAAATCGATTCAGAGCATGTCTGCATTGTGTGTGGAGAGGAAAAAGTCCGGACGTCTCATCATCACGGTTTTGGTGCAAAAGTAACAGGCGGAATGAAATATGCGTTTGGAGAGTTGCTTGGTGACATATCGAAGTGGTTTCTAATAGGCATGATTATCGCTGGCGCAATTACTTACTTCGTTCCAGAAGGTCTCATAACCGAGCAGGCCGGCTATGGCTGGCCTACTATGCTCTTAATGGCGCTTGTAGGCATACCGCTGTACATGTGTGCCACATCTTCAACCCCGATTGCGGCCGCACTCATTGCCAAAGGGGTGAGCCCGGGTGCAGCGCTTGTCTTTCTTCTGACAGGGCCCGTCACCAATGCCGCGTCACTCACTGTGGTCGCGAAATTTCTAGGAGTGAGAGCTACAGTCGTCTATCTCGTTTCGATTTTTGCTTCTTCTCTACTCTTTGGCTGGGGTTTGAACTGGATATATAGAATATCCGGATTGGATGCCGTATCCATAGTAGGGAAAGGCGCTGAGCTGATTCCTTTCTGGCTCAAGGTGGGTGGAGGTTTAGGTTTGTTGCTGCTTATGGTAAACAGCATGATACAGCTGAGAAAGGAAAGAACCTGCGAGAACCACGGATGACAGGAGGAATGACATGTCAGAAATATCAAAGCTGAGAGCAAGGGAGATTCTGGATTCCAGGGGGAATCCGACTGTCGAGGTTGATGTCGAATTGAAAAGCGGAGTAAGGGCGACTGCTTCGGCTCCATCCGGGGCTTCTACAGGAAAGCATGAGGCAGTTGAATTGAGGGACAAAGACCCGCAAAGGTACTTCGGAAAAGGGGTGATGAAAGCAGTTTCCAATGTCAATGAGAAGATAAATGAAGCGATAGTCAAGAAGCCTTTTGAGAATCCTGACGAAATAGACCGGTTGCTCCTGGAGCTGGACAAGAGCAAGGAAAAGAACAAGTCAACCATCGGTGCTAATGCCACCTGTGCTGTTTCAATGGCGGTGAGAAAGGCAGTGGCGGCCGAGAGAGATATTGAACTTTTCGGACTGTTTTCAGAAACAGGTCCGATGTTACTTCCTGTGCCCATGATAAACATAATAAACGGCGGCCGACACGCAAGTAGCAGCCTCGATGTTCAGGAGTTCATGGTCGTACCGGATGGAGCAAGTACCTTCTCTCTTGCCATCAGGATGGCTTCAGAGATATTTCATGCTCTCAAGTTGGAATTGGAAAATCGGGGGCTTTCCACGCTGGTTGGAGACGAAGGCGGCTTTGCGCCTGATCTGGAATCAAATCAGCAGGCACTGGACCTTGTTACCCTGGCCATTGAGAAAGCGGGATATGAAGCAGGAAAAGATGCTCATATAGCTATAGATGTTGCAGCCAGCGAACTGTATGAATCAGACAAGTACGTGTTCAGGTGGTCGGATGGGAGCAGCAAGGGTTCAGATGAAATGATACATGTATACGAGAAGTGGATCGATGGTTATCCAATAATTTCGATCGAAGATGGGCTGGCAGAGGATGACTGGAAGGGTTGGAAAAACATGACCGAGGTCCTGGGGAAGAAGGTGCAGCTCGTCGGCGACGACATCTTTGTCACCAATACGAAAAGACTGGAGAGAGGTTTTGCAGAGGGAATTTGCAACAGCGTATTGGTCAAGGTAAACCAGATAGGTACTGTCATGGAGGCCCATGAGGTTGTGAAAGCTGCTTTCGACCACGGATACAATGTGGTTGTCTCCCACCGATCAGGAGAAACCGAGGATTCCACCATCGCAGATCTTGCGGTGGGATGGGCGGCCTGTCAGATCAAATCAGGCTCCACATGCAGAAGCGAAAGACTCGCAAAGTACAACAGGATCCTCCGAATTGAAGACAGACTCGGGACCGAAGCCAAGTACTGCGGCAAACACAAGAACCCATATGAGAGGTTCTCCAATTGGAGAAAGTCCTCAAGAAGCTGAGAAAAGACGCCTTCCTCATCTTTGAGGCCGGGTTGAGCGCGGTCTCCGCAAAAGATGCTGTTGAGAAAGCTCTGATCCTTGAGAATGGAATGCTCAGGGTTCGCGAGCGCGAATACAACTTGAGCAGCTACGCGAGGATCTATCTGCTCGGTGGAGGCAAGGCCTCGGCCGATATGGTCGCTGCTCTTCACGAAGTCCTCGGAGATACGATAGCCGGGGGTGTAGTGAGCGTTCCTCATGGCCAGGGTGGAAAGGCCGGGAAGGTCCGATTGCTTGAGGCTTCTCATCCCGAGCCTGACCAGAGTGGGGTGGAAAACACCAGGGAGATTCTCAGGGTGGCAGGGCAGGCAGGCAGAGACGACCTGGTCTTTTGCGTCATATCCGGTGGAGGTTCGTCCCTTCTAATTGCACCTCCGGATGGCATTTCCCTTGCGGACATTGTCGAAATGAACAAAGCACTCCTCATGTGTGGTGCAGACATTAAGGAGATCAACACCATAAGGAAGCATGTCTCGACAATAAAAGGCGGGAGGCTGGCACGGAAGATCTATCCAGCATCGCTGGTCACACTTGTCGTCTCCGATGTTGTTGGAGATGACCTTGCGTCTATTGCCTCAGGACCGACAGTCCCGGACACAACCAGCTATGGAGAGTGTCTGGGGATTGTAGAGAAGTATGGCCTGTGTGGTCGTATTCCGGATGCGGTGATCCAACACCTCCAGAGGGGAGCTGATGGTATGGTGGAGGAGAGTGTCGGAGACGGGGACGAAGCATTCAAGAATACACATTCAATAGTGGTAGCCAGTAACTCCACAGCAGTAAAGGCTGCTTCGGCCAGGGCAAAAGAGATGCGATATGGAGTGGTTTCAATGTCCAGCTCTGTGGTGGGTGACACCCATGACGCGGCTCACTCTCATGTTCGACTTGCGAAGAAGGTTTTGACGAAAAATGATCCAGTCGCACCCCCTGCTTGCATCATATCAGGAGGGGAAACGACCGTGAAGGTGAGGGGTCATGGGAAGGGTGGGAGGAACCAGGAGTTCGTCCTCAGCGCCGCGGCTGAGATAGAAGGTCTGCCAATTGCTGTGCTTAGCATGGGGACAGACGGGATCGACGGGTTGACTGATGCAGCCGGAGCCATCTGCGATGGAAAAACTATGGCTAGAGCAAGGGAGCTTCAATTGGAAGCGACCTCGTATCTCAACAATAACGATTCATACAATTTCTTTGCACGACTTGGAGACCTGGTGATGACCGGTCCTACCGGAACAAACGTTTCGGATATACATATCATTATAATCGGAAAACCCACCTGAAGTCAAATCACAAAATCCAAGCACCAAATTCCAATTTCCAAACAAGTGACGGTTCGAGTTTGTGATTTCGTGCTTGGTCCTTGGGATTTCGAGCATGGGTCTTAAGTGTGAGTCGCTCTTAAGTGACTCACGAGCCTTTTCAGCCATCCTGATGTTCGATAGGTGCTCGATATCGGCACACTTTTTGCAGTTATATCACTATTAAACGGAAGCAAAGAAGGAAGGGGCCATTTATGCTTTGTTGTAAACCTATGGCTATCTACTGGCAATATATACCCTTATCTGAAGAAGACCGTATCCTCAAATCTATGTGCACCTGCTAACCCGCTCAAGCAGGAGGTTGCCATGAGCATCAAGATGAATCATGCTGTAATGCCTTGTTACAGCAGCAGAACCGTGAGGAGACTCCTGATGCGGCTGTTCCTTCTCACGTCTGTCGTCGTATTGGTTGTACTAGCCTACGCCTCGAAGGCGAATGGCGAGCAGTACAAGTTGATTTCATATGGCGAAGGTGCGGTGGAAGAGCCGCGCTACCGGATGTTCAGCGAGCAAACGGGCTGGTCAAATGAACTCTCGGCTCTCCCTGTTGGCGGGGCCATCAAGTGGACTGTTCTAAGGGCCTGTCCAAAAAGGCACGAGGCCATACTTGGAGTCATCAGTGCAAAGGACAACCTCCATGTACAGGTCTGGAATGGCTCAGAATGGTCCAATCTCATAGAACTGGTTCCTACCTTCCCCTCCAGTGATTCAAGATTTTTTGACATAGCCTATGAGTCTCAGAGCGGAAATGCCATCGTAGTGTATGGTATTCCTGGTAGCAGGGACCTCTGCTTCAGAATATGGGATGGAACTTCTTGGTCAGAAGAAAATACTACAGTACTACCGGGAAAGGGTGCCCATCCACAATGCTGGTTTGTGCTGGTACCCGACGCCTACTCGAACGAGATTGTTCTCTTCTGTCAGAGCGAGAACAAGAAGCTCCAGGCGTCTGTGTGGGATGGAGAGTCGTGGGGGAATTCTCTGGGAGACATTGACAAATCAAAACGTACAGAGCATATTTCCTTGGGGGCATGCCGTCAGAGCCAATCAGGAAATGTCATCGCTGTCTGGATTCCTGATAAGGGAAGAAACGTGAAATACATTGTCTGGGATGGCTCCGGTTGGACAAAAAAACAAGAGTCAGGGGATCTACCTGACGGTGTAGACGGAACGATGCTTGAAATCAGTGCGGACCCGGGAAGTGACAGGGTCATGGTCGGAGTCGGAGATACTGATGGCGACCTGGCCGTGGCCATGTCTTCTGGCTTTGGCTTCGGTGGTTTTCAGAAAGTCGCAGACAATTGCAGGGCCGTAGGAAAGAAGAGAAGCTGGGATCTCATGTTTGAGAGCCAGAGTGGAAACGGGCTGCTGGTCTACGCCGATGCGGGTGATAATCATCTCAGATATAAGACATATGAACAAGATTGGAGCGTTGAACAAACAGGTCCCCTGCTGAACGACAAAATCAACCTGCTTCATGTACAAAGAGATGCTTTTGGCGATGGGGCCGTTATACTTTCTCTTGGTGAGACAAAGCACATCGAGAGTATGTTGTGGAACGGCAGCCATTTCTCGCGTCCCCAGGAATTGGAGACTGATGCTAGCAACAACCTCTATAGGCCGCTTGACGTAGCATACGTGGAAGATTTCGTTCCTTTCGTTTCTGTTCTCTCGCCGAATGGCGGTGAGGCCTGGGGTGTGGGCGAACTCCACGATATAGCATGGCAGATTTCAGAGCCGGCCCTTGCCGAGTCAGTGAATGTCTATCTTTCCACCGACAGAGGGTTAACCTGGCAGGATCTGGCTCTGGGTGTGAAGGGGGATTCATCCATTGAATGGGAAATCCCAAATGCCATCTCAGATTTGTGCCTGGTTCGAGTAGAAGCATACAGAGATGGCGTCCCCTTCAGCGTGGATGAAAGTGACAACACCTTCAGCATAATAGACAATACACCCCCAAGTGTTAGTGTGATATTCCCCAATGGTGGGGAGACATTCCAGGTAGGGGATACCTGTCTCATATCCTGGACAGCATCCGATGACGTGGGTGTTTGCCATGTAGATATATACTACTCCAACAATGGAGGCTTTTCTTGGAACACAATTTCCGTGAGCGAGGTGAACGATTCTGAATATGAATGGGTTGTTCCGAATACGGCTTCAGAATTCTGTCTGGTGAAAATAGAAGCCTTCGATGCTGGGTTGAATATGTCTTTTGACATAAGCGATTCCTTGTTCACCATTTATGACCCTACAGGTGTAGTGGAAGGTGCTCGGGCAGGCGCGGTTCCCAGAGAGTTCGTGCTGTTTCAGAACGAACCGAATCCTTTCCATGCCACTACGACTGTGAAGATAATGGCTCCTGATTACGGTTCGATCAATCTGTCCATTTACGACTGCAGCGGGCGACTGGTAAACGAGTTGGCGCGCGAGACGGGGCCAGGAGTTGCCCGGTTGGTCTGGGATGGAAGAGATTCTTCAGGTCACCTGGTGCCAACGGGGATGTACTTCTATCGTCTCCGCGCAGAGACCTCAAATGGTACTTACGTAGCAACCAGAAAGATGGCGGTTCTCAGATAGTCTGAGTCGTTGTTGTCTGTGCCAGAGACGGCCGGCCTTCCAGGATTTCTGGAAGGCCCACCTTTTTAACATCGAAGATCCAAGATCTCAGATCTAAGATTGGTAATGCAAAGATTGCTCTGCCACTGCATCGCTGAGGATGGCACGTCCTGTTTGTAGTCGGGGAAGGGCAGGGCCTCTGTAATTTGCACTCTGTGCTTCCCTCGGGGTAACTGTTTTTCCATTGACAAAACCTATGGGATGAGATATACTGACTGACGAGTCTGAACTTGAACCAATCAGTCATAATTGTGACCGATTGGTTCTTGCTGTAGGTAGGAAACATAAATGAAGATCTCCAGGAAGGAAAGGGAACGGGAAGTTCGAAAGCAGGAGATTCTTGCTGCAGCCAAGGCACTCTTCGCCAAGGAGGGGTACCATGGCGCGGCTCTAGATGAGATTGCATTGCGAGCTGAGTTTTCCAAGGCAAGTCTTTATACGTATTTCAAGGACAAAGAGGACCTGTTCTATGCAGTGCTCGAGGACGGAATGGACAGGCTGTTGGAAAAGGTGAGAGAGATAGCAAATCAAGAGTTGCCACCTCTGTCCAAACTGGAACTGATGGTTAAAGGCGTAGTGGAGTACCTGGAGGATGATCGCGACTTTTTCAGGGTTTTCAACCCAGAGAGGGTGAGGATGACTGACATGCGGGACGCGCACTTGAACAAGAGAATCCTTCCCAAACTGAACGCGTTCGTTGAGGTTGCAGCGCTTGTTGTGAAGGAAGGGATAGACCAGGAAAAGATAAAGAAGGTGGACCCGCTTGAGGTGGCGAACCTCCTGTTCGGGATGATACACTCGGTTGTGGCTCAGTGGCTTTTGGAAGGAGCCAAGGAACCACTGGCAGAAAGGTCGAAAGTCATTCTGGATGTATTTCTGGGTGGTATCCAGTCGAGAAAGGGGAGGAAATGAACCAATTTCTGCTGTGTTTTACCATTCTATCTCTCGTTGCGTCACTTGGGGGGAGCCTTGAGGCTCAACAACCAATGGCTCTGACACTGGATAGAGCAATTGACATGTGCCTTAGCAGAAACTGGGAGGTCAAAGCCGGTTTGCATAAGGTGGCCGAGGCAGAGGGAGGAGTCATCTCTGCTCGAGCAGGGTTCATGCCCACCCTCAACCTCAGAGGAAGCTATACCCGCCTTTCAGAGATTCCAAGTCTTGACATGGAGACACCAATCCTCGGCATGCAACAGGTTCCGGTATTCGGGCCGATGGGAGACACCATAGGATACACCTACACACTTGACTTTGTGGGCATGGAAAAACTGGGTTTCGATATGGGTGAGGAGGATAACTATCTAGCAAGTGTGGGCGTCACACAACCCATTTTCACCTGGGGGAGGACGCTGAACGGATACTGGCTGGCCAAACACAACTTGAATGCTTCAAGAGAGGACTACAGAAAGAAGAAGCAAAACGCCGTCTTCAGTGTGATAACTTCATTTTACTCTGTTCTGGTGGGCAGGGAGTTCTTGAAGCTGACTGAGGAGAGCTATGCTCAGGTTGCCAGGCATGCAGAATCCGCGGCCAGGCTCTACAGGGAGGGGAAGGCGTCAAGGCTGGATCTGATGAGGGCCAACGTGGCCAGAGACAATATGAAACCACAGCTTTTAAAGGCAAGAAACTCGGTCGAGCTTGCTATCGATGGACTGAAACTGGCAATTGGTCTCGATGCAGTGAAGCAGGTGGAGATCAAAGGTGAGCTGCTCTATGAGCCCGCGGAGTACAACTTCGAGGAGAACCTCTCTGCAGCCACGATATACCGTCCGGACCTATTGGCTGCGAAAGAAAGAAAGAAGATGGCAAGTAAGGCTTTTGCCATTGCACAGGCCGGTAACAAACCTACTATTGTGGCCAGAGCAAACTATGACTACAAGAAGCCATACAACTTCAAGAACGACTGGGGCACAGACTGGAGCGCGACAGTTGCTCTATCCTTCCCGATCTTCAGCGGGTTCTCCACCATGGGTGAGTCGAGAAGAGCCAAAGCCCAGCTTGAACAGGCAGAGGTAGCTGAAGGTGGTTTGAAGGCACTTGTCGAGCTGGAGGTGAAGTCCGCGTATCTTGCCCTGAAGGAGGCCGAAGAATCTATCAAATCGCAGAAGAAAAATATCGAAGAGGCTGAAGAAGCGTACCGGATCGCCGAGGAACAGTTTGAAAACGGACTATTGAGCAACATCGAGTACCTGGACACTCAACTCGCATTGTCACAGGCCAAGGCCAACTATGTCAAAGCATTGGGAGAGTTCAATATCGCAAGGGCAGCTCTGGATAGAGCTGTGGGGAAGGACTACTAGAAAGGAGAGTCTCAGGTATGAAAAAGACAGTGATATGGATAATAGTCGCCGCATTCATTCTACTGATAGGCTACAGGGTTGTGCAGAGAGTTGGGCAAAGGAGAGCATCGGGTCTGATTGAAGAGAAAAGAAGTGTTCCTGTACGAGTGATGGAGGTCACCAGGGCTTCCATAAGGGAGATTCTTTCATTCACAGGAGACATCAAGGGAAAAGAGCAGGTGAATGTCTATTCTGAGGTGCCGGGCAGGATAAGATCCTATGCAGTGAGGGAAGGACAATGGGTTAAGAAAGATGGGCTCTTAGCCACAGTAGATAGAGGCATAACCGGACTGGAATTTGAACCGGCGAAGATTCGTTCTCCCATAGGAGGAATTGTGGGTAGAGTTTTTCTTGATATTGGCGATGTAGTTGCCCCACAGGTGCCGGTTGCACTGGTGGTCAGAATGAACAAGGTTGAAGTAACCATCAATGTTGTTGAAAGGGATATTCCGAAGGTAAAAACCGGGCTGCAAGCATCCATAAAGGTTGATGCATATCCAGATATGAGCTTTGAAGGGAAAGTGACGATGATGAGTCCGGTCGTGGACCCCATCTCAAGGACTTCCAGGGCGGAGATAACCGTTGACAATAGAAAAGGATTTCTGAAGCCCGGGATGTTCGCGCGGGTTGACCTTGTAGTGAGAGAGGAGAAGAATACTGTGGTTGTGCCTGCAGATGCCGTGCTTGGAAGGATAGAGCGCTATGCATTCGTCGTTGAGCAGGGGAAAGCGGTGAGAAAACCGGTCAGCCTGGGCATTCGTGAGAATAACCGCGTGCAGGTGATAGAAGGCTTGGATGCCAGTGATACCCTCGTTGTAGTGGGACAGCGTGTAGTAGATGATGGTGAAGAGGTAACGATAGTGGTGGAGTAGTCGAGCATGAAACTCTCTGAGTTCGCAGTACACAGGCCCGTTACCACTTTGATGATTTTTGCCGGGATACTTCTTCTGGGAATCATATCCTTGATCAGGCTTCCATTTGAGTTGATGCCTGACATAAGTACGCCCGCCGTCAGTGTGGTAACTCCGTACTCCGGAGCCGCTGCCGTAGACGTGGAGAAACGGATTACTGAAGTTGTAGAGTCTGCGATGTCAACGGTATCGAATGTGAAAGAGCTCAAATCAATTTCGAAGGAGGGGCTATCCGTCGTCACACTGATGATGAACTTCGGGGCAAATATCGATGAGGCTTCCAACGACATAAGGGATAAGCTTGATTGGGTGAAGCCTTACTTGCCCGATGACGCGGGCACGCCCACCATTTTCAAGTTTGACCTCTCAGACTATCCCATATTCTTCCTGGGAGTGAGCGCCACAGAGAGCTATTTTGACCTTCACCAGATAATCGAAAAGAGGGTGGTGGACCCCTTGAAGCGCATCCAGGGGGTCGGAGCCATCAACATATTTGGTGGATTGGAAAGGCAGATAAATGTCAGAGTGGACAGGAATCGTCTGGCCGGATACAGCCTCAGCATCGAAGCAATTGAGATGGCTTTGAAAGCAGCAAACTTTGGCGAACCTGCAGGGAATCTGAGAGTAGGAAGACTTGACTACATGGTGAGGGTTCCAGGAGATTTCGTTTCTATCGACGAAGTAAGCAGTGTGGTGGTGGGTCGGCGCGTAGGTGGATCCATTCGCCTGTCAGACGTTGCCACGGTTGAAGACGGGTTCAAAGAGGAAAAGAGTAAGGTCAGGGTAATGGGCAAGCCAGGGCTTATGGTCATAATCCAGAAACGGAGCGGTGTTAACACGGTCGAAGTGGCAAGAGCTGTGCGATCAAAACTTGAGTCCCTTAGAAAAGAGCTGCCGCCTGATGTGGAAGTATCAACCATAATGGACGCCTCTGAATTCATAGAGGACTCTCTCAAGGACCTGACCACTACTATTCTCTGGGGAGCACTGTTTGTCGTTCTGATCGTTTTCTTTTTCCTGAGACATGTGGGGGGTTCCTTTATCATAACTCTCACCATTCCTTTCTCGATTGTCCTCGGTTTCATCTTTCTCTACTTCAGAGGATTCACGATAAATCATATGTCACTCACCTCACTAGCCATCGCCATAGGAATGGTTGTGGATAATGCGGTTGTCATACTGGAGAACATATTCAGACATACCGAGGAAGGACACAAACCGGAGAGTGCGGCCATTGAAGCAAGCTACGAGGTTGGCAGAGCGGTGGCAGCCTCAACGGCTACCACGGTCGCCATATTCGTGCCGTTGATTTTCATCGGCGGTGTCATCGGTATTATGTTCAAACAACTTGCCTATGTGGTTATCATAGTTTTGAGCGCTTCCCTTTTCACTGCTCTGACACTGACTCCCATGCTCTCTTCGCGGATATTCAGGAATGTGGGAAAAAACCGAGATTCCGTTGGAAGATATCGGCGTTTCTATGAAAAGACCGAGCAGGGTTTCAGGAATTTCACTGACAGGTATCGTTCTCTGCTGGAATGGTCGCTTGATCACAAGAGAGTAGTGGTTATTCTGGCAGGTCTTATTTTTGCATTCAGTCTGTTGCCCGTGTTCATTGGTTTGATCGGGACTGAGTTCTTCCCCGAGATGGACCAGGGAGAAGCGAGAGGCAGTATCGTTTTACCTGTTGGCTTGTCAGTTGACGAAACCGATTCATTGGTCAGAAAGATTGAGAAGATCATAGAAGACAACGTTCCTGAGAGAACGGTGAGCTTAGTCCGGATGGGGCAGTCTGAATCTGGGTTCGCTTCCATCATGGGCAGAGAAGGTCCAAACATAGGCGAGTTCTTGATTGAACTTGTGGACAAGGATCAGCGGGATCGCTCATCTGCTGAGATTGCAGAGTCCCTGGAAGAATTGGCAAAGGACCTAGCGGGGGCGGAAGAGGTCAACTTCACAACTGAAGACCCCCTGATGCAGCTTCTTTTTGGGGGTGCCGGGGCCATTACGATTGAACTGTATGGATACGACATTACGGAGTCGGATTCTCTGGCTCAAGTTCTGAAGTCGGGGATGGAGAAGATCCCAGGTGTCTATGGTGTGACAGTGTCCAGGGAGAAAGGCAAGCCTGAGCTACAGGTTAAGATTGATAGAGAAAAGGCGGCAGCACTTGGTCTATCAGTATCCCAGATAGCTTCAACCATTAGAAAGAACTTCTACGGTACTGTCTCAACTGCGTACCGTGAGGCAGGAGAACAGCATGATATCTTCGTCAGATTGTCTGACAGTGACCGTGAGTCTGTATTTGATCTCGAGAACATATTCGTAACGACTTCGCTGGGGACAAGAGTTCCTATTTCCAATCTCGCAGTACTGGAAGAAGGTGTGGGTCCGGTGGAGATAGAACGGAAGAATCGAGAAAGGGTCGTAAGAATACAGTCGGGCCTGCGTGGAAGACCTCTCGGGGACGTGGCTAACGATCTTCGACGGTTCCTCGCGCAGGTCAAGTTGCCTGAAGGTTATGCTACCAGCGTGAGCGGAAGCATTGAACAACAGGCTACCGCTTTCAGGAATCTCTTCGTTGCATTGATTTTGGGAATGATACTTGTTTACATGGTGATGGCTGCGCAGTTTGAGTCTTTTGTGGACCCGTTCGTTGTCATCTTCTCTGTTCCTTTTGGAATAGTGGGAGTGATATGGTTCCTGTTGCTGACCGGCAAGACGCTTAATCTCATGTCATTCATAGGTATGGTGATGCTCGTGGGTATTGTGGTCAACAATTCGATCGTACTTGTTGACTATACCAATTTATTGAGGAAGAGGGGGATGGAATTGCGTGAAGCGGTGCTGAGGTCCGGGCAGACGAGGCTCAGGCCAATTCTCATGACCGCACTGACCACCGTTTTCGCTCTGGTGCCTCTTGCCCTGAGCAAAGGGGAGGGTGCCGAGATCTGGAATTCTCTCGCCGTGGCAGTGATAGGAGGGCTGCTTTTCTCCACCATGATTAGCCTTGTCCTCGTACCTACCCTCTACGCCATATTCGAAGAGAGAGCAAAACCCACCGATGAAAACGAAAATCGAAGTCGTGTTGTGTGAAATACTTCGTAATTCACAGTTTGCAGTTAGTAATCTCAGAAAAGTCCAAAACTCCACGCCTGTCCCCAATACTACACCGCGGAGCCCCAGCAACTCTCGCTTCAGCTAATGAACGACTGAAAACTGGGGAAACTCCACTTTAGCTTCCCTGTCGCCGCAATACAATAATGTCAGTGTTTCGCAAATACGAAATGTCAGGTAGAC
This window contains:
- a CDS encoding efflux RND transporter permease subunit, with product MKLSEFAVHRPVTTLMIFAGILLLGIISLIRLPFELMPDISTPAVSVVTPYSGAAAVDVEKRITEVVESAMSTVSNVKELKSISKEGLSVVTLMMNFGANIDEASNDIRDKLDWVKPYLPDDAGTPTIFKFDLSDYPIFFLGVSATESYFDLHQIIEKRVVDPLKRIQGVGAINIFGGLERQINVRVDRNRLAGYSLSIEAIEMALKAANFGEPAGNLRVGRLDYMVRVPGDFVSIDEVSSVVVGRRVGGSIRLSDVATVEDGFKEEKSKVRVMGKPGLMVIIQKRSGVNTVEVARAVRSKLESLRKELPPDVEVSTIMDASEFIEDSLKDLTTTILWGALFVVLIVFFFLRHVGGSFIITLTIPFSIVLGFIFLYFRGFTINHMSLTSLAIAIGMVVDNAVVILENIFRHTEEGHKPESAAIEASYEVGRAVAASTATTVAIFVPLIFIGGVIGIMFKQLAYVVIIVLSASLFTALTLTPMLSSRIFRNVGKNRDSVGRYRRFYEKTEQGFRNFTDRYRSLLEWSLDHKRVVVILAGLIFAFSLLPVFIGLIGTEFFPEMDQGEARGSIVLPVGLSVDETDSLVRKIEKIIEDNVPERTVSLVRMGQSESGFASIMGREGPNIGEFLIELVDKDQRDRSSAEIAESLEELAKDLAGAEEVNFTTEDPLMQLLFGGAGAITIELYGYDITESDSLAQVLKSGMEKIPGVYGVTVSREKGKPELQVKIDREKAAALGLSVSQIASTIRKNFYGTVSTAYREAGEQHDIFVRLSDSDRESVFDLENIFVTTSLGTRVPISNLAVLEEGVGPVEIERKNRERVVRIQSGLRGRPLGDVANDLRRFLAQVKLPEGYATSVSGSIEQQATAFRNLFVALILGMILVYMVMAAQFESFVDPFVVIFSVPFGIVGVIWFLLLTGKTLNLMSFIGMVMLVGIVVNNSIVLVDYTNLLRKRGMELREAVLRSGQTRLRPILMTALTTVFALVPLALSKGEGAEIWNSLAVAVIGGLLFSTMISLVLVPTLYAIFEERAKPTDENENRSRVV